A region of Triplophysa dalaica isolate WHDGS20190420 chromosome 18, ASM1584641v1, whole genome shotgun sequence DNA encodes the following proteins:
- the ddx51 gene encoding ATP-dependent RNA helicase DDX51 gives MALFMINRYLGEEENGEASAESRSRALLAKLQERAKAREQQSISNIADKDDGHQGNIKEKKGKPGPQETKETTQKSQKRGSQARKTDFADEGVILTKKRKKLSLCDESAKTGDDEPDNEKCAETKTAEKTEGDIEKSKDIKTDINQQLDELHAENNASQTGLHILGGFKEKTAQKVKRVLPQWLAQPDIIERDIKGNLVPVNEVPGICPVLLMKLKGNGIQNFFPVQAEVIPAILNSVSSELLVGPGGYRPRDICVSAPTGSGKTLSFVIPVIQALSKRVVCEVRALAVLPTKELAQQVSNVFSSYAEGTGVKVVMIAGQKSFVEEQALLSKSRGGVSCSLADIVVATPGRLVDHINKHNNFSLRHLRFLIIDEADRMIDSMHQSWLSQVTKAVYRCQGDPQMSVFRRILPGPITVSSLSPPQMPLQKLLFSATLTHNPEKLQLLDLHQPRLFSSTKTSTDMAKQNQESFQFPQSLSEYYVPCTLNKKPLVILHFLLRLKFSPVLCFTNSRETAHRLYLLVKLFGGVVVAEFSSRLSPNERQRTLKDFEQGKIQLLISTDAAARGIDINGVKCVINYDAPQYIRTYIHRVGRTARAGKAGLAFTFLLNVQEKRFLQMVLDAGSPGIQRQIVQPESLKGMEACYEQTLVELGKTVKEENAKKRS, from the exons ATGGCACTGTTTATGATAAATCG GTACTTGGGGGAGGAGGAGAACGGTGAAGCTAGCGCAGAGTCTCGATCTAGAGCACTGCTGGCTAAACTGCAGGAACGAGCCAAAGCCAGAGAACAACAGAGCATCTCAAACATAGCAGACAAAGATGATGGCCATCAGGGTAACATAAAAGAGAAGAAAGGAAAACCTGGACCGCAAGAGACTAAGGAAACAACACAGAAATCCCAGAAAAGAGGAAGTCAGGCtagaaaaacagattttgctGATGAAGGTGTCATTTTGACAAAGAAACGCAAAAAATTATCGCTATGCGATGAAAGTGCAAAAACAG GAGATGATGAACCAGATAATGAGAAGTGTgcagaaacaaaaacagcagAGAAAACTGAAGGTGACATTGAGAAAAGTAAGGACATTAAAACGGACATAAACCAACAGCTTGATGAGTTACATGCAGAAAACAACGCCTCCCAGACTGGTTTACATATCTTGGGTGGGTTCAAAGAGAAGACTGCGCAAAAG GTGAAAAGAGTTTTGCCCCAGTGGTTAGCACAGCCTGATATCATTGAGAGGGACATTAAGGGTAACCTTGTCCCTGTCAATGAGGTACCTGGCATTTGTCCAGTTCTGCTTATGAAACTTAAAGGCAACGGGATACAGAACTTTTTTCCAG TTCAAGCTGAAGTCATACCTGCCATTTTAAACAGTGTAAGCTCCGAGCTGCTGGTCGGTCCAGGTGGCTACCGTCCCAGAGACATTTGTGTTTCGGCACCTACGGGAAGTGGAAAGACACTGTCTTTTGTTATTCCCGTTATACAG GCACTTTCTAAGCGTGTGGTGTGTGAGGTCCGTGCATTGGCTGTACTACCCACCAAAGAGTTGGCACAGCAg GTGTCAAATGTGTTTAGCTCATATGCTGAAGGCACTGGTGTGAAGGTAGTCATGATCGCAGGACAGAAATCATTTGTTGAAGAGCAAGCTCTGCTCTCTAAAAGCAGAGGCGGGGTTTCTTGCAGCTTGGCTGATATTGTTGTGGCTACGCCAGGCCGTCTTGTGGATCacatcaacaaacacaacaatttCAGTCTACGACACCTACGATTTCTG ATAATAGATGAAGCAGACAGGATGATTGACAGCATGCATCAGTCTTGGCTCAGCCAGGTGACTAAAGCAGTGTACAGATGCCAAGGTGACCCACAGATGTCAGTCTTTAGAAGAATACTGCCTGGACCAATAACAGTGTCAAG TTTGTCTCCACCACAGATGCCTCTGCAGAAGCTGCTGTTTTCTGCCACTCTCACCCATAACCCTGAGAAACTACAACTGCTGGATCTACACCAGCCACGTCTCTTTAGTTCCACAAAGACCTCTACAGACATGGCCAAACAAAACCAGGAGTCATTTCAGTTTCCTCAGAGCCTCTCT GAGTATTATGTCCCCTGCACCCTAAACAAGAAACCACTAGTCATCCTTCATTTCTTGCTTCGGCTCAAGTTCAGTCCTGTTTTGTGCTTCACCAACTCTAGAGAAACAGCACACCG ACTCTATTTGCTTGTGAAGCTCTTTGGCGGTGTGGTTGTTGCAGAGTTTTCGTCCAGACTAAGCCCAAACGAACGACAAAGAACGCTCAAAGATTTTGAGCAGGGGAAGATCCAACT ATTGATAAGCACAGATGCTGCTGCGAGGGGCATTGACATCAACGGAGTGAAATGTGTCATTAATTATGATGCTCCACAATACATCAGGACATACATTCACAG GGTGGGACGAACAGCGAGGGCAGGAAAAGCTGGGCTGGCTTTCACTTTCCTTTTAAATGTGCAg GAAAAGAGATTCTTGCAGATGGTATTGGACGCAGGCAGTCCTGGCATACAGAGGCAGATAGTCCAACCAGAAAGTCTTAAAGGCATGGAAGCCTGCTATGAACAAACACTTGTTGAGCTTGGCAAAACTGTGAAG gaggAAAATGCAAAAAAGCGATCATGA